The genomic window TTAGGATGAGATTCCGCCTGGGAAACATATTCTCCCATAACGCTTGAGAATGTCCGTAAAAGTAATAAATATCCTTCAATAATGGCAGCTGTAATAATGACAGCACTAACTGGTTTAATCCAGATTTCATTAAAGGGCGACAGACTCTTTGAGAAAAATAACATCCATAAAGAAAGGACAAATGAGCCAAAAATAAGGATTATCGAAATAATAAATAAAACAGGATTAAACTGAATGCTCATGTTCATTGCATATAATCCAGTGCTATGAATGGATAAAACCGCTGCAGTCAAAAAGAAACTGCTGATCCATAATTGCTTCGTTTTATATTCCTTATTAATAATTCCAAAAAAAGCGATTCCTGTAAAAATGATTCCCGAAAGAAGGGATAAAATGGTTATAAGAACATGATAATTACTTGATCCATTTATATTTACAGCAAGCATTCCGATAAAATTCATTATCCATAATCCTACACCAAGTGAAAACGTTCCTCCTAAAAATAAAAACTTCCGATTACGATCTGAAGTGCGAACAAGAGAAAATAAATCTAAACCTGTATAGGAGCAAACAAATGTAAGGATAATGGCCACAAAAATTAACATTGGATTAATTATATTTAAAATCTGCAGCATAGGCATCTCCCTCTTGTTTTTAAGGGTTTATAATTTTTTTGACAACACTTTAGAAAATCATACCTTATGATTGTAGTCTAATTAATTATCGGTTGAAAGTGAAATATGCATTAAGCTGAAAAAAGAAAAACTTTTTAAATTTTCAAAAAAGGCTACACATTTACGATTATTTTGTGTATACTGTTATATAACAAGGAAGTTAAATAAATTCTGTATTATAAAAAGGAGTGGGATCATGTTAAATTGTAAAGTGGAGTCAATTAAGGTTGCATCAAGAAAGATTTGTCAAGAATGCGGTCAAAATATTAAAGAATATACAGAATCATATTTAATGGAATGTGACCGCTGTTTATCTAAAAAAGCTGAATAACCGGCAAAAGAATAAGCTATGGAAAATCGGAGCTCCATAGCTTTTTCTTTTTTCATTCCAATAGTAAATATATCCGTTTCAGTTAATGGTGAATAAGAACCCGCTAACTATCAAAACTTATGATTAAATACAGTTTGCAGCAAAACATATACGAGAGGTGTTTAATATGGAGAAGCATTACGCAGCAGGAAGACAAGCTCTAGATAACGCTCTTAAAGCGGAAGGTTCCCTTAAACATAATAATTATCCTAGTGATTCAATTGATGAACATCGAGCAGTTGAAACAGGCAATATTATATTAGCTGAGAAAGAATTAGGTCAACAAAATGAGAATTCGTAAAGCGTATTAGGCTGTCTCAGCAAAAATAAGACTGCCCGATTTTTTGCAACAGTCTTATGCTCGTTTTTTATTCAATTTGTGGCAATTCCCTCATTTCGGGGGATGTATCATTTCCACATAACGGACATTTTAGATCAGTTGATGCGAATTCCTTTCTCATCCAGCCATTGCAGCTTGTACAAGCATAAACTTCTGTGTCCATCATGACAACCTCTGGTTTATCATCTTGACCTTTTCTATTGAAAAATATAATAAACGCCCCCTTTTTTTCTAGTATGGACAAAAAAAGGGAAAATATCCTGTGAAAATTCGGTCCAATTTTTTTATGACAGGAGGATCTCAAACGTGGATAACCAAAAGTCAATGACAAAATATACAATTGCTGGAACAGATATTGAAGAAGTCAAACGGCTGAACAGTCAATCAGGTTTATCCTATAACGAAGTGAAAAGAATGCTCGCCAGAAAGTTTCTGAATAAGTATAGTGAATAAATATGATAAAAAAAGAAGTTGCAGTTTACTGCAGCTTCTTTGTCATTAATAACTCTAATTTTTGGCAGCGGAAAAAGTTGCATGGCCTTTTTCTTCTTTCAATAGCCAAAGATTAAGGATAATCCCCAGAATGCTTAATACACTGAAAAATAAATATAAGCTGTTAATATTAAATTCCTCATAGATGATTCCACCGACAAATGTACTAAACCAGTTACCTAGGCCGTTTCCAATTGCTGAATATAAAGTAATAGCAGTAGCGGTAATATGTACGGGCGTAATATCTCTTATATACTGAAGACCAGCAGGAATGAATAAACCGATTGAAAAACCTTGTATGACAGCTGTTGCGTAAATGAACCAAAGACTTGGCTCCATAAAATATAACAGCCATCTTATTAAGGAAACAGCACCAGCAAGTGTGGCAATTTGTAATAAACCAAACCGGTGGATCCAGCTTCCTGCTGCCTTCATAAAGGGAATCTCAGACAGTACAGCAATCAAAAAAGCAATTCCTATTCCTGTATAGGTCCCTCCGCGATTTTCAATAAAAAGGCCAAAATAATTATTATTTGCGAGATTTGGACCAAAAATCAGAAAAGTAATTCCGAGGAAGATGAGAAACCTTTTATGAACAAGAATTTCCTTAACACCTGATAGCAGGTTCTGATTTTTAGAAGCACTTTCTGAGGGCATTTTCAAAGCTAGAACACTAGCGATTAATAATGAAGCGAAAAAGGAAATAAAAATGATTTTTGGATTCCATTCAGACAGCCTCCCCATGATAAAAACCGCTAACCCAAATCCAAGAGATCCAAACAACCGTACATTCCCATAATTAACTTTAACTTTGCTCGTATATTTGATTGATAAACTATCCGATATTGGAATTATCGCACTTTGGAAAATGGCTACACAAGTAGCTATAATAAAGATCCAGTAATAACCGTTGAAAGTAATATACCCTAGTGCGAAGAACCCAGCAATGAAAGTTGTTGCTGTAAGAATTTTAATGGGTGCGTTAAGCTTATCCGAAACCATTCCCCATAAAGGTTGAAAGAATATCATAATGATTGGGCTAATAGACATAATAGTCCCGATTTGATAGCCATTTAAATGCTCTACTTCACTTAAATATACACTGAGCAAAGGATATAAGCTGCCCACGCCAAAAAAAGTTAACAAGTAAAACCCTTGCATAGATAAAATATTTCTTTTTATTTCTTTATTCATTTTGGAAACCTCTTCATTTATTAGATTAGCAAGATATATTGTATCACTTATTTTATCAATCCAGTAAAGATTTGGGTAATCGTCGAATAATGTCAGAATATTTGTAATGTTTATAGTTGATTATTAAACTATTATATTGTTACCATAGATTTGTGGGTGTTCGCAAAGAGTTTCTACCCTACCCATGGCATCATGAAATACATAGATTACAATTCTAAGGAGGAGTTTTATGAGCCAATTAACTGTAAATTTATTAGAGAAGGTAGAAAAATTCTTAAGCGGTAAAAAACATTTGTACATTAATGGAGAATTTGTAGAAAGCAAATCTCAAAAAACATTTGAAACATATAATCCTGCTACTGGGGAGGTTCTTGCAAACGTATTCGAAGCTGGTCCAGAGGATATTGATCTTGCTGTTAAGGCTGCTAGAAAGGCATTTGATGAAGGCAAATGGTCTAAGATGAGTGCTTCCAAAAGAAGCAGACTTATGTATAAGCTAGCAGATTTAATGGAGGAAAATGCTGCTGAGTTAGCACAATTAGAAACATTAGATAACGGAAAGCCAATTCGTGAAACAACGAATGCTGACATTCCGCTAGCGGTTGAGCATATGCGTTATTATGCGGGCTGGTCAACGAAAATCGTTGGTCAAACAATTCCAGTAAATGGTCCATTCTTCAACTATACTCGTCATGAGGCAGTTGGGGTTGTCGGACAAATTATTCCTTGGAACTTCCCACTTCTAATGGCAATGTGGAAGATGGGTGCGGCACTTGCTACTGGCTGTACAATTGTACTAAAGCCTGCAGAGCAAACGCCTCTTTCAGCATTATATTTAGCAGAATTAATTCAAGAAGCCGGCTTCCCTCCTGGTGTCGTTAATATTGTAGCAGGTTTCGGTGAGACAGCTGGCCAGCCGCTTGTGGATCATCCGCAAGTTGACAAAATTGCATTCACTGGCTCTACAGAAGTTGGGAAACTGATTATGGAAAGAGCTTCAAAAACGTTAAAAAGAGTCACTCTTGAACTGGGTGGAAAATCGCCTAACATCATCCTTCCAGATGCGGATTTATCAAAGGCTATCCCTGGTGCATTAAATGGGGTTATGTTTAACCAAGGTCAAGTTTGCTGTGCTGGTTCCCGAGTATTTATTCAAAAGAAGCATTTTGATAATGTTGTGGCAGACATGGCAAGCCATGCTAAGAACATTAAACAAGGTGCAGGTATTCATGCGGATACAGAGATTGGCCCGCTCGTCTCCATCGAACAGCAAAATCGTGTCCTAGGCTATATCGAAAAGGGCTTAAATGAAGGAGCCCAGCTTGTTGTTGGCGGTGACAAGCCACAAGAACAAGGCTACTTTGTCTCTCCTACTATTTTTGCTGATGTAAGTGATGAAATGACGATCGCGAAAGAAGAAATTTTCGGACCTGTTATTTCTGCCCTGCCGTATGATGATATTGACGAGTTAATTAATCGTGCGAATAGCAGTGAATACGGACTGGCAGCGGGTGTTTGGACTCGTGATGTTGCAAACGCACATTATATTGCCAATAAACTTCGTGCTGGAACAGTTTGGGTTAACTGCTACAATGCTTTTGATGCAGCTTCTCCGTTTGGCGGATACAAGCAATCTGGTATTGGCCGTGAAATGGGATCGTATGCTTTGAATAATTACACAGAAGTGAAGAGTGTTTGGATTTCAATGAAATAAAGAACTCGCTTAGAAGGCCAAAGGAATCGATATCCTTTGGCTTTTTCATTTGTTTAAAATAAACCCTCCCACCCCATATCATATGTTCACATATTATCCATAGGATTTTTCTCACATTTTCATTATTCTTATATAGGGAGGGGAAATAATGAAAAAACTATATATTATTTGTGGAATTGTTGTCATTTTAGGGATCTCAGCTGGAATTTCCTTTTTTATTATTCGAGATGTGACATCTAAGATTCCAGATGACATTACACTTGTAACGATGCATGAAGAGAAATATGCGTTCTCGGAATCAAATAAAAAGTTGAAGCTGGTCGAATTTATGTATACCCACTGCCCAGATATTTGTCCAACGACTACGCAAAAAATGAAATTTTTGAAAAACGATTTAGAAAAGGCTGGGGTTTTTGGCAAAAATGTTGAATTTTTAACGGTTTCCATTGACCCTTATCGAGATACGCCTGAGAAAATGCTCAAGTATATGGAAACCTTTGAGATTGAAGATGATGGAAATTGGCTTCTCCTTACAGGAGACCAGAATAATATGAAAGAAGATCAGCAGGAAATAAAAGAGCTAGCTGACACTTTTCAATTTCAATACAGAGATCCTGGGAATGGTTTCTATGTTCATAGTACCTTTGTCTATTTAATTGATGAAAATAATAAATTTATTAAGAGATTTCCAATGGGAGAAGAGTTTAATGAAAAGGACATCTTCAAAAAAATTATGAATGAAATTTAAAATAAAGAAAAAACGTTAAACGACCTCATGTTTAACGTTTTTTCTTAATTTGGAATATAAGTATTGGTTAGTTCGGACTTGATGATAGTCTTTTGTTTTGTGGGAAAGCTATGAGCATTTTTGATCTTGGTTTTGTAAAGCTTACATTAATCCCTGCTTTTTTTAGACGATTGACTAAATCAACGAGCTGTTTTTTGGCCACAATAAAAACTCCTTTATCCTGCCTGTATAGATTTATTGTACATGAAAAATATGAAAAAACTATGAACAACTATGAAAAGTCTTAAATTTTTTCATGGAATTTTGCTGAAATGATCTCCTATATTTATTCTATATTTTATGATCTTTTCCTGTATTTTTTCGTAAATTTAATTTATTATTTTTTTAGTTAGCACTTCTCTATTTATAGAAGAAATTAGCGATTGTTCAAAAAAAGTGGTATAATTTTATAGATTATGTTTTCTGGAGGAATTTAGATAAATGATAACAGTTAGTAATGTAAGTCTTCGTTACGGTGATCGTAAACTATTTGAAGACGTTAATATTAAATTTACACCCGGTAATTGCTATGGGCTAATTGGAGCAAACGGCGCTGGGAAGTCAACTTTTTTGAAGATTTTATCAGGGGAAATTGAATCACAAACTGGAACCGTTCATTTAGGTCCTGGTGAGCGTTTAGCCGTATTAAAGCAAAACCATTTTGAATATGAAGAGTTTGAGGCGTTAAAGGTTGTCATCATGGGACATGCAAGACTATACGAGGTTATGCAGGAAAAAGATGCAATCTATATGAAGGCTGACTTTACAGATGAAGACGGAATGAAGGCTGCAGAGCTTGAAGGGGAATTTGCTGAGCTTAATGGCTGGGAAGCAGAGTCTGAAGCGGCGATTCTTTTAAAAGGATTAGGTATCGGTGAAGAGCTCCACACGAAAAAAATGGCGGATCTTTCTGGGGGAGAAAAAGTAAAGGTATTGCTTGCACAAGCTTTATTTGGCAAACCAGATGTTCTCCTATTGGACGAGCCGACAAACCACTTAGACATTAAAGCTATTCAATGGTTGGAAGAGTTTCTAATTAACTTTGAAAATACTGTCATTGTGGTATCTCATGATCGTCACTTCCTAAATAAAGTATGTACGCATATCGCAGATTTAGATTTCAGTAAAATTCAAATTTATGTTGGGAACTATGATTTCTGGTATGAATCAAGCCAGCTAGCTCTTCGTATGGCATCGGATCAAAACAAAAAGAAAGAAGAAAAAATTAAAGAGTTGCAAGCATTTATTGCCCGTT from Bacillus sp. DTU_2020_1000418_1_SI_GHA_SEK_038 includes these protein-coding regions:
- the yhfH gene encoding protein YhfH yields the protein MLNCKVESIKVASRKICQECGQNIKEYTESYLMECDRCLSKKAE
- a CDS encoding cold-inducible protein YdjO-related protein → MSILEKKGAFIIFFNRKGQDDKPEVVMMDTEVYACTSCNGWMRKEFASTDLKCPLCGNDTSPEMRELPQIE
- a CDS encoding MFS transporter; its protein translation is MNKEIKRNILSMQGFYLLTFFGVGSLYPLLSVYLSEVEHLNGYQIGTIMSISPIIMIFFQPLWGMVSDKLNAPIKILTATTFIAGFFALGYITFNGYYWIFIIATCVAIFQSAIIPISDSLSIKYTSKVKVNYGNVRLFGSLGFGLAVFIMGRLSEWNPKIIFISFFASLLIASVLALKMPSESASKNQNLLSGVKEILVHKRFLIFLGITFLIFGPNLANNNYFGLFIENRGGTYTGIGIAFLIAVLSEIPFMKAAGSWIHRFGLLQIATLAGAVSLIRWLLYFMEPSLWFIYATAVIQGFSIGLFIPAGLQYIRDITPVHITATAITLYSAIGNGLGNWFSTFVGGIIYEEFNINSLYLFFSVLSILGIILNLWLLKEEKGHATFSAAKN
- a CDS encoding aldehyde dehydrogenase family protein, translating into MSQLTVNLLEKVEKFLSGKKHLYINGEFVESKSQKTFETYNPATGEVLANVFEAGPEDIDLAVKAARKAFDEGKWSKMSASKRSRLMYKLADLMEENAAELAQLETLDNGKPIRETTNADIPLAVEHMRYYAGWSTKIVGQTIPVNGPFFNYTRHEAVGVVGQIIPWNFPLLMAMWKMGAALATGCTIVLKPAEQTPLSALYLAELIQEAGFPPGVVNIVAGFGETAGQPLVDHPQVDKIAFTGSTEVGKLIMERASKTLKRVTLELGGKSPNIILPDADLSKAIPGALNGVMFNQGQVCCAGSRVFIQKKHFDNVVADMASHAKNIKQGAGIHADTEIGPLVSIEQQNRVLGYIEKGLNEGAQLVVGGDKPQEQGYFVSPTIFADVSDEMTIAKEEIFGPVISALPYDDIDELINRANSSEYGLAAGVWTRDVANAHYIANKLRAGTVWVNCYNAFDAASPFGGYKQSGIGREMGSYALNNYTEVKSVWISMK
- a CDS encoding SCO family protein translates to MKKLYIICGIVVILGISAGISFFIIRDVTSKIPDDITLVTMHEEKYAFSESNKKLKLVEFMYTHCPDICPTTTQKMKFLKNDLEKAGVFGKNVEFLTVSIDPYRDTPEKMLKYMETFEIEDDGNWLLLTGDQNNMKEDQQEIKELADTFQFQYRDPGNGFYVHSTFVYLIDENNKFIKRFPMGEEFNEKDIFKKIMNEI
- a CDS encoding ABC-F family ATP-binding cassette domain-containing protein, with the translated sequence MITVSNVSLRYGDRKLFEDVNIKFTPGNCYGLIGANGAGKSTFLKILSGEIESQTGTVHLGPGERLAVLKQNHFEYEEFEALKVVIMGHARLYEVMQEKDAIYMKADFTDEDGMKAAELEGEFAELNGWEAESEAAILLKGLGIGEELHTKKMADLSGGEKVKVLLAQALFGKPDVLLLDEPTNHLDIKAIQWLEEFLINFENTVIVVSHDRHFLNKVCTHIADLDFSKIQIYVGNYDFWYESSQLALRMASDQNKKKEEKIKELQAFIARFSANASKSKQATSRKKLLDKISLDDIKPSSRRYPYVGFTPEREIGNDLLRVEGISKTIDGVKVLDNVSFIMNKDDKIALVGTNEIAKTTLFKILMGELEADSGSYKWGVTTSQAYFPKDNSEFFENSDLNLVDWLRQFSPNDQSESFLRGFLGRMLFSGEEVLKKASVLSGGEKVRCMLSKMMLSGANVLLLDEPTNHLDLESITALNNGLINYKGSLIFSSHDHQFIQTIANRIIELTPNGYVDKQMTYDEYLENTELQKQVAEMYK